In Aureibaculum algae, the following are encoded in one genomic region:
- a CDS encoding LptE family protein, producing the protein MKNIIIAITLLLLFTQSCGVYSFTGGDVGDAETIQIDYFPNNAILVEPTLSQKFTDALRDLFTRQTNLSLTTAGGDLYFEGEITDYKVIPITATADQAAAQNRLTIAVRVRYYNKKEEDKDFEKTFSFYSDFDANSQLIGGVLETALEEIFERLTQDIYNASVANW; encoded by the coding sequence ATGAAAAACATAATTATAGCAATTACATTACTATTACTATTCACCCAAAGTTGTGGAGTCTATTCCTTTACCGGAGGTGATGTTGGAGACGCCGAAACCATACAAATAGATTATTTTCCTAATAATGCTATACTCGTTGAACCTACATTGAGTCAAAAATTTACAGATGCTTTACGCGATTTATTTACACGCCAAACAAATTTGAGTTTAACGACAGCGGGTGGCGATTTGTACTTTGAAGGAGAAATAACGGATTATAAGGTAATTCCTATTACGGCAACAGCAGATCAGGCAGCAGCACAAAATAGATTGACAATTGCAGTAAGAGTACGCTATTATAACAAAAAGGAAGAAGATAAAGATTTTGAAAAGACATTTTCTTTCTATTCAGATTTTGATGCAAATTCACAATTAATAGGTGGCGTATTAGAGACTGCTCTTGAAGAAATTTTTGAACGATTAACTCAAGATATTTATAACGCTTCCGTAGCAAATTGGTAG
- the secG gene encoding preprotein translocase subunit SecG, with the protein MTYTLFLVLIVIVAVLLILIIMVQNPKGGGLSSSLGGQGTQTLGGVQNTTNFLDKSTWTLAIALFALILLSNFAIPRNTIDTKSQIEETLNDRNPVEQTAPVSAEQPATLQDSTSN; encoded by the coding sequence ATGACTTATACACTATTTCTAGTTCTGATTGTTATTGTAGCAGTCTTACTGATACTTATTATTATGGTTCAAAATCCTAAAGGCGGAGGATTATCTTCTTCATTAGGTGGGCAAGGAACACAAACATTAGGTGGTGTTCAAAACACAACTAACTTTTTAGATAAAAGTACATGGACATTGGCCATAGCTTTATTTGCATTGATTTTATTATCAAACTTTGCTATTCCAAGAAATACAATTGATACTAAATCGCAAATTGAAGAAACCTTAAATGATAGAAACCCTGTTGAGCAAACAGCACCTGTAAGTGCAGAGCAACCAGCAACTTTACAAGATTCGACATCAAATTAA
- a CDS encoding co-chaperone GroES, which yields MSKIKIKPLADRVVIEPMAAETKTASGLYIPDSAKEKPQQGKVLAVGKGTKDEPTTVKVGDTVLYGKYAGTELKLDGGDYLIMRESDIFAIL from the coding sequence ATGAGTAAAATAAAAATCAAACCTCTTGCGGACAGAGTAGTAATTGAGCCAATGGCTGCTGAAACTAAAACAGCTTCTGGACTTTATATTCCAGATTCAGCTAAAGAAAAACCACAACAGGGCAAAGTTTTAGCTGTAGGTAAAGGAACTAAAGATGAGCCTACTACAGTTAAAGTTGGAGATACTGTACTATATGGTAAATATGCTGGTACAGAATTAAAATTAGATGGTGGTGATTACTTAATTATGAGAGAGAGCGATATTTTCGCAATTCTATAA